In Candidatus Woesearchaeota archaeon, a single window of DNA contains:
- a CDS encoding GNAT family N-acetyltransferase translates to MDHDITVYKVKQYEKRSKNKSSSTRRLDEFITFRDLEEFILSYSNDFVPPLASRGNLIDTLKAIANHGGSYYTEINGNIIAAVTYIKNNKRHSAYIPYIVTDKDYRGQNYMKNLITLTMKYFAAKRYNKLWLETWSTNKVALNLFKKLGFKIVERTKNGRLDGVDNIKLEALLKTK, encoded by the coding sequence ATGGATCATGATATAACGGTATATAAGGTTAAACAATATGAAAAGAGAAGCAAGAATAAAAGCAGTTCCACAAGAAGGTTAGACGAATTTATTACATTTAGAGACTTAGAAGAATTTATTTTGAGTTATTCCAATGATTTTGTCCCTCCGTTAGCATCCAGGGGAAATTTAATAGATACCCTTAAAGCTATCGCAAATCATGGCGGATCATACTATACTGAAATAAATGGGAATATTATTGCAGCGGTTACTTACATCAAGAACAACAAACGTCATTCGGCATACATACCTTATATTGTTACTGATAAAGACTACAGAGGACAAAATTATATGAAGAATTTAATTACTCTAACAATGAAATATTTTGCAGCAAAAAGGTATAACAAACTTTGGCTTGAAACGTGGTCCACTAATAAAGTTGCATTGAATTTATTCAAAAAATTGGGTTTTAAAATTGTAGAAAGAACAAAGAACGGCAGGCTGGATGGTGTTGATAATATAAAACTTGAAGCGTTACTCAAGACAAAGTGA
- a CDS encoding ArsR family transcriptional regulator, with the protein MNTETLEKAGLTKNEIKVYLALLEKGESTSGPLIKAIGINSSKVYESLERLQKKGLVSYVKKANKKYFQAAEPERLLDYIDEKKRQLEEEREEMQKMLPELKIRKKMSEEEQQEATIYQGLKGYKTILENMLKELRPNGTYLAFASGMLKEVLGPYWFIFQKKKKDFNIKARCLWDPKIRKQKDYLREYYGAGKFISEGSYLSPVDLWIYNDKIIQVSYATKPIFAVLIRSKGLAQSYKDLFETIWKMAEKE; encoded by the coding sequence ATGAACACAGAAACACTTGAAAAAGCAGGGCTGACAAAGAATGAGATCAAAGTGTATTTGGCATTATTGGAGAAAGGCGAGTCAACATCAGGCCCTCTTATCAAAGCAATAGGCATCAATAGCTCAAAGGTGTACGAAAGTCTGGAAAGATTGCAAAAGAAAGGCCTTGTAAGTTATGTTAAAAAAGCAAATAAAAAATATTTTCAGGCAGCTGAGCCAGAAAGATTGCTCGACTATATTGACGAGAAAAAGAGGCAGCTCGAAGAAGAAAGAGAAGAAATGCAAAAGATGCTGCCTGAGTTGAAGATTAGAAAGAAAATGTCAGAAGAAGAGCAGCAGGAAGCGACGATCTATCAGGGGTTAAAGGGGTATAAAACAATTTTAGAAAATATGTTGAAGGAATTGAGACCAAATGGCACATATTTGGCATTTGCTTCTGGAATGCTAAAAGAAGTTTTAGGCCCTTATTGGTTCATCTTCCAGAAAAAGAAGAAAGACTTCAATATAAAAGCCAGATGCCTTTGGGATCCTAAAATCAGAAAACAAAAAGATTACTTAAGGGAATATTATGGCGCAGGAAAGTTTATCTCAGAAGGATCTTATTTAAGCCCTGTTGATTTGTGGATTTACAATGATAAAATTATACAGGTCTCTTATGCCACTAAGCCAATCTTTGCTGTTCTAATAAGAAGCAAAGGACTGGCGCAAAGCTACAAAGATCTATTCGAAACAATCTGGAAAATGGCAGAAAAAGAATAA
- a CDS encoding small multi-drug export protein: MDALIKAMIWSFLPISELRGGIPIGLYAGLNIFLVYFASVIANILVVPVVYFFLGYVHDHFMKSRLYKKTFDGFLDRTRRKAHKSIDKWGYIGLMIFVAIPFPATGAYTGALAAWFFELDKWKSFLAISLGVAIAGIIVTLIVSGGFTAFNFLVK, from the coding sequence ATGGACGCATTAATCAAAGCAATGATCTGGAGCTTCCTGCCGATATCAGAGTTAAGGGGCGGAATTCCTATTGGATTATACGCCGGTCTTAACATCTTTCTCGTTTATTTTGCCTCTGTTATCGCAAATATTCTTGTTGTCCCTGTTGTTTACTTCTTTTTAGGGTACGTACACGATCATTTTATGAAATCCAGGCTCTACAAAAAAACATTTGACGGCTTTCTGGATAGGACAAGAAGAAAAGCGCATAAGAGCATTGATAAGTGGGGCTATATCGGATTAATGATATTTGTCGCAATTCCATTTCCTGCAACAGGAGCATATACAGGAGCCTTGGCAGCATGGTTTTTTGAGCTGGATAAGTGGAAATCATTTTTAGCGATCTCTCTGGGCGTTGCAATTGCAGGGATTATAGTTACCTTGATCGTATCAGGCGGGTTTACAGCGTTTAATTTTTTGGTTAAATAG
- a CDS encoding addiction module toxin RelE: protein MHSYEIIPYLQRILNKLSKKDRQLYMQVFKKIEEIVNSSDVEHYKNLEYGMKDKKRVHVGHFVLVFKFIIEENKIKFIDFDHHDNIYK from the coding sequence ATGCATTCTTATGAGATTATTCCTTATTTACAAAGAATTCTCAATAAGCTGTCAAAAAAAGACAGGCAATTATACATGCAGGTTTTTAAGAAAATTGAAGAGATCGTAAATTCTTCAGACGTCGAGCATTACAAAAATCTCGAATATGGCATGAAAGATAAGAAGCGGGTTCATGTTGGTCATTTCGTCCTTGTTTTTAAGTTTATCATAGAAGAGAATAAAATAAAATTCATAGATTTTGACCATCATGACAATATTTACAAATAA
- a CDS encoding DUF2683 family protein, translating into MVQAIINLGEYEDRILTIVKGKFGFKNKSDAVNFVIDKFEENIEPELRPEYIKKLKRIEKEKGIPFKNIAELRKIIEG; encoded by the coding sequence ATGGTGCAGGCGATAATAAATCTAGGGGAATATGAAGACAGGATCTTGACTATTGTAAAGGGCAAGTTCGGGTTTAAAAATAAGTCAGATGCAGTTAATTTTGTAATAGACAAGTTCGAAGAGAATATAGAACCCGAATTAAGGCCCGAGTACATTAAAAAGTTAAAGAGAATAGAAAAAGAAAAAGGCATACCTTTTAAAAATATTGCAGAATTGAGAAAAATAATCGAGGGATAA